In the genome of Triticum urartu cultivar G1812 chromosome 5, Tu2.1, whole genome shotgun sequence, one region contains:
- the LOC125556091 gene encoding uncharacterized protein LOC125556091 has protein sequence MGRRLPALCRGRAATRVRKRVQRVSYCSPSSSSSSSKLPPSVTSKVRSDAGAGNGRCYGGGNGASMVDVVGGKKDGGGRRVMVVADGRAEAVGALEWALSQTVRSNDAVVLLAVVKPAPADADDSSCVKMSRTRCYENLNAMRSLCESTRPEVKVEVCVTEADERAPAVVDAARRHGASLLVLGQRRRAATARWILGLWPAAERPCGRRWQRGLVEYCIEHAPCEALGVRRRNSGGYLVSSRRHRDFWLLA, from the exons ATGGGGCGGAGGCTGCCGGCGTTGTGCCGCGGCCGGGCGGCGACGCGGGTCAGGAAGCGAGTGCAGCGCGTGAGCTACTGCTCCCcctcctcgtcgtcctcctcctccaagctGCCGCCTTCGGTGACCAGCAAGGTGAGGAGTGACGCTGGGGCAGGAAACGGACGCTGCTACGGCGGCGGCAATGGCGCGTCCATGGTTGACGTCGTGGGCGGCAAGAAggacggcggcgggcggcgggtgATGGTTGTCGCCGACGGGCGGGCGGAGGCGGTGGGCGCGCTCGAGTGGGCGCTGTCGCAGACCGTCCGGAGCAATGACGCCGTCGTCCTCCTCGCCGTCGTCAAGCCGGCCCCGGCAGATG CGGATGATTCATCCTGCGTGAAGATGTCAAGGACGAGATGCTATGAAAACCTTAATGCCATGAGGAGCTTGTGTGAGTCGACCAGGCCAGAG GTGAAGGTGGAGGTGTGCGTGACGGAGGCGGATGAGCGCGCGCCGGCGGTGGTGGACGCCGCGAGGCGGCACGGCGCGTCGCTGCTCGTGCTCGGCCAGCGCCGGCGGGCGGCCACGGCGCGGTGGATCCTGGGCCTGTGGCCGGCGGCGGAGCGTCCGTGCGGCCGGCGGTGGCAGAGGGGCCTGGTGGAGTACTGCATCGAGCACGCGCCGTGCGAGGCGCTGGGCGTGCGCCGCCGGAACTCCGGCGGGTACCTCGTCTCCAGCAGGCGCCACAGGGACTTCTGGCTCCTCGCTTAG